Proteins encoded in a region of the Streptomyces liliiviolaceus genome:
- a CDS encoding AraC family transcriptional regulator, translating to MNSLVFDSNDLSLTEDFLSRAYSRLRIGHSGTSGIRTRIRREAMPSVTVDELDFNYEMSYEVEPLGKITLCTVHEGTIADNTFHGVKDTYGPGDIAVLAPPEQPYSGRVCSTRYNAMMMDTYLLNQVADAEPSGAPVRLTAHRPHSPAAARQLKCLITHLRDQVLCDPLLREEPLIVSASAQMLAASVLAAFPHSARTDANAQDRNDAHTLTLRRALAYIDDHAQEPITIADIAAAAHVTVRALQYAFRRHLDSTPTAHLRWVRLAHAHRDLRAADPGTGITVTSIAARWGFHQPSRFAAAYRAAYGVLPSHSLHT from the coding sequence ATGAACTCACTGGTGTTCGACAGCAATGACCTGAGCCTGACGGAGGACTTCCTCAGCCGGGCCTACTCACGCCTGCGCATAGGCCACAGCGGTACCAGCGGCATCAGGACCCGTATACGCCGCGAGGCCATGCCGTCGGTCACCGTGGACGAACTCGACTTCAACTACGAGATGAGCTACGAGGTCGAGCCGCTCGGCAAAATCACCTTATGCACGGTGCACGAAGGCACCATCGCGGACAACACCTTCCACGGTGTCAAGGATACCTACGGCCCCGGTGACATCGCGGTGCTCGCGCCGCCGGAACAGCCGTACTCGGGCCGCGTCTGCAGCACCCGCTACAACGCCATGATGATGGACACCTACCTGCTGAACCAGGTAGCCGACGCCGAACCGTCCGGCGCCCCGGTCAGGCTGACCGCCCACCGGCCCCATTCTCCCGCTGCCGCACGCCAGTTGAAGTGCCTCATCACCCATCTGCGCGACCAGGTGCTCTGCGACCCGCTCCTGCGCGAGGAGCCACTGATCGTCTCGGCCAGCGCGCAGATGCTGGCCGCGAGTGTCCTGGCGGCCTTCCCTCACTCGGCCCGCACCGACGCGAACGCGCAGGACCGCAACGACGCACACACCCTCACCCTGCGCCGAGCCCTCGCCTACATCGACGACCACGCCCAAGAGCCCATCACCATCGCCGATATCGCCGCCGCGGCCCATGTGACCGTTCGTGCTCTGCAGTACGCCTTCCGCCGCCACCTCGACAGCACGCCCACCGCCCACCTGCGCTGGGTTCGCCTGGCGCACGCTCACCGGGACCTGCGTGCGGCCGACCCCGGCACCGGCATCACGGTGACCAGCATCGCGGCCCGGTGGGGATTCCACCAGCCCAGCCGTTTCGCCGCCGCCTACCGTGCCGCGTACGGGGTGTTGCCCTCTCATTCCCTGCACACATGA